ttaccttttaaaacacattaatttttgtaatgaatatgtatggatgtatgagaaaccgtagttggtatcaagcggtatgaattttctttttacttaccTTCGTTAAAATTTCATTCTTCGCCACAGGTGTTTAGGGATAAGGATATCCTTGATAATGAACTAACTTCATAGTCCAATGCTGAACTTGAATTCATATCTCATGATAACGAGCACCTACGAAACAGTCACGTAAATTCTCAATACCTCAGCGGTAAATGTGTCAGACTCAACACCGAAAACTCaagggttcgatccctggccgCATTTGACTAACACTGTGCCTTGACCCGTGATAGGatatgatatgacctctgccttcgatttggagggcgtaagTTCTATTCTGGTCTGAGGCATGCAACTCCAAATTTTCAAGAGTGTTACCTACTAGACattctttttaattctttacgtgtgtgaagtctgccaatccgcattgggtcagcgtggtgaaatgttaccctaacccctctcattctgagaggagactcgtactcaatagtgagccgaatatgggttgttgataatgatgatgacaccaAACACAGTATTTCCGACTAATTAAAGAGGAATAGGGAATGTTCATATCTAAAAGAAATggcaaagtaaaaaaaattatacgttCAACAGTCATCGTCCGCCATCGAAGGAAAAAAGggatatttcaaaaaaaataattaaggttGCGCCACACTATAACGACTAAATTAACAATCAAAGACTTCTGCCATTTGATATCTGACGGCTCCATATTAAAAAGCGCTAAATCACCAACATCGATCGCAACATAGTTATGTCACCCTATCCCGCTCATTGCTATATTTAGTCAATGAAACGCCTGATATCAGGGTTCTAATAATAGAAAATGCATCACCGATCATGCATTGAACATGTGATCGTATGATTTTATTGACAGTATGTACCGTTCGGTACGTTTCTGGTTTGTCGGTTATTCGTTTCGTCCATTTAGAATAAGAAAATGAAATCAACTTgtgtgaaaatataattttttctgtTGGTTGATAGTCAGAtggtatttaataattatttagtattaattattgtatttttcaaatataataatgtgcaAATACATGGTtctaatctaaatatttttgtaacaagTTATTGTAAGGCAAATTGTTGGAAATTGAGAAATTacgttgaaaatttaataaacaattgTTGGAATTGTTTCTTAATACAACAATAACTTTCAGATTAGAGTTTCTAAATGAATTTTAGTCTAAGCATAAGTCCAGAGTTATCTTGCACAATGtacacacaaataaataaaaaataattctttaatttaaaatatagtacTACCATAAATGTTGATAATACCTATCTTTCtagtgaaaatttttaaaatgtgctCTGAGGAATTTCTGCTAGAAGAAAGCAGTTGGGTCGGTTTACTAACATTGAAAACGCGAATTCGGAAACCGCGATTACGATATTTTAACTAATACGTTTAACTAGGTATAAgtatacagttatttttttaatatacagtgttacaaaaaaaccaaataacTAAGAAATACTGGTTAATCTAAAGAAGGtttctttcaaaaatagaattaaataaGTCAATCTTTTGCAATATGGGTAAATTACGATTATTACAACACAAAATGCAGAGCAGGAAGCACGCCGCGCGTTGATAGTGATCAGAATTGACCCGTTACAATCAAGACGATCGAATCAAACGGCGCTGCCCACATAAATAACATGCTCCTCATTACTAACTATATTATAGTACTACGAGACACTTGATCTagattctataaataaaatcatacctATTGCAATGGGACTGTACCTAACTAACAAGTACATCGTATTACTGAAAACGTGGCAACGAATGCTTTAGacattttaatcatcatcatagtcTTTTTTCGATAAATCCCAAAATAGTCTGAAAGTTGGTTGACATTTTAGGGTAGGTATTTGAAGTGACAgaatggagccgtgatagcccatgtCACATTAATATACGGCCCAGTGGAGtggccttcgattcggaggtcgTATAGGTGCGAATAaggccttctaataaggcccatagttagcgaccaagtctcgggccttattagaaggctcaaagtcactcagcgggcgatgtagcgagctatgcttggggtttctctgcgtgatcaaatcagaaatgaggagatcggcagacgaaccaaattcaccgacatagctcatcgagtcgcgaagctgaagtgacaatgggcaggccacatagttcgaagagccgatggacgttggttcccaaggtgctggaatggcgaccccgcaccggaaagcgcagtgttggtcgccccccactatgtggaccgaagacatcaagcgggttccaggaagccgttggatgctagcggctcgagactgttttgtttggaagtccatgctagaggcctatgtccagcagtggacgtccatcagctgataatggatatatgaagatgataatgatgatgatgatgatgatgataatgataggtGCAAGTCCGGCATCGGGCATGcatctcaaacttttcagtaatgtttttaagaaactaaattcacgtgtctcaaatagtaaagcaaaaacatcgtcagACCTATACCCTATGTTGCTTAAGACTTCGCATATTCTGCCTATGAAAACATGATgaaaacttatctatactaatattataaagaggtaaagtttgtaagtttgtaagtttgtcacattttttaaatggggtaatcttcggaactactggtccgatttcaaaaattctttcaccagtagaatgctacattatcggggagtgctataggctatattttatattggtatcatatatattagccgagttatcccAGTTTATGTCATACAGGTCagattaaaaaccttttaaacagacttattcgcatgcgctgccttaaccattgtgaaaaattgaaattaatgtatggaggctttatgtatctttaaaagttctacaaaaaagtccgcgacgccatatatctatcttctatatattagcagatatagtaccttttgtgttttaaaaattattaattttatatacttaggtttacgtcattatttatacaactaaactttaatccttattatttaataatcacaaggatattatggagataagatttgccctttacagcatgttaattacttaaatagtttcggagatattacaaaatttctaaaagacgcagaaattccgctatatgacgccccgcgctttcaattacgtagttcccgctcccgtgtgaatatggggatcaaacatagcctatgacactcgcaaataacgtagcttatgactggcaaaagaattttctaaatcggtccagtagatccagagattaccccactttaatttcttgggaaatagtcctttggtcatcgcaccacgctcaaagggcaggaccgattttgctaaaggtaggggaaggtgtagggtacgagtaggttagggtagggtaggggtagtgtaggggtagggtagaggtaggggtacgatagggaagggtaggatagaggtagggtagggaaggggtagggtacgagtagggtatggtacgggtagggtagagtacgggtagggtacgggtaaggtaggggtagggtaagggtagggtagaggtaaggcaggggtagggtagggtagggttagggttagcggtagggtaagggaaaagtgcacagtagggttgggtaggtttaggtagggagtagggtaaggtaggggcagggaagatgtgtacataagtaaaagcgaaagcgaaagcattaccgctatcacactaatattttaaagacgaaagtttgtgtgtgtgtgtatgtttgttcctccttaacgctgcggctgctaaagcgatttggatgaaatttggaatggaaatagattttattctggattaacacataggctacttttcatcctggaaaaatccatggtttccaagggatttctaaaaaaactaattttacgcggacgaagtcgcgggcgtccgctagtttactataATTTCGGAGATTTGTGCGAAgagacaaacataaaaatagtttttttaatttccggTGCTTTTTATTCAATGTTCCGAACttggatttttaatattgagttCCGCAGACCTATccctaattattaaaattataggttactagcggacgcccgcgacttcgtccgcgtaaaattagtttttttagaaatcccttggaaaccatggatttttccaggatgaaaagtagcctatgtgttaatccagaataaaatctatttccattccaaatttcatccaaatcgctttagcagccgcagcgttaaggaggaacaaacatacacacacacacaaactttcgtctttaaaatattagtgtgatagcggtaatgctttcgctttcgcttttacttatgtacacatcttccctgcccctaccttaccctactccctacctaaacctacccaaccctactgtgcacttttcccttaccctaccgctaaccctaaccctaccctaccctacccctgccttacctctaccctacccttaccctacccctaccttacccgtaccctacccgtactctaccctacccgtaccataccctactcgtaccctaccccttccctaccctacctctatcctacccttccctatcgtacccctacctctaccctacccctacactacccctaccctaccctaacctactcgtaccctacaccttcccctacctttagcaaaatcggtcctgccctttgagcgtggtgcgatgaccaaaggactatttcccaagaaattaaagtggggtaatctctggatctactggaccgatttagaaaattcttttgccagtcataagctacgttatttgcgagtgtcataggctatgtttgatccccatattcacacgggagcgggaactacgtaattgaaagcgcggggcgtcatatagcggaatttctgcgtcttttagaaattttgtaatatctccgaaactatttaagtaattaacatgctgtaaagggcaaatcttatctccataatatccttgtgattattaaataataaggattaaagtttagttgtataaataatgacgtaaacctaagtatataaaattaataatttttaaaacacaaaaggtactatatctgctaatatatagaagatagatatatggcgtcgcggacttttttgtagaacttttaaagatacataaagcctccatacattaatttcaatttttcacaatggttaaggcagcgcatgcgaataagtctgtttaaaaggtttttaatctGACCTGTATGACATAAACTgggataactcggctaatatatatgataccaatataaaatatagcctatagcactccccgataatgtagcattctactggtgaaagaatttttgaaatcggaccagtagttccgaagattaccccatttaaaaaatgtgacaaacttacaaacttacaaactttacctctttataatattagtatagatttgactCGAAGTACAAACACTCTATTTCCACCTGTATTACTATAATACCTAGATACCAACAGTTCAATTCAAAATTTCTAACAAAATGGAAAACTGACGATGAAAACATCGTATATTTATCGGAAAACTTCGCCCCCCACACTCAAAAACAAGAAACTTGGTAATTAAAAGTCTACGGCGATCATAAATCTATAAGttgaaagatattttaaattaaaattctgcTATCTACCCGAGATGATAATTCCAAGACAATGCTTCCGCTGAAAATATATCGAAAGAAAAGGTACCggcataaatattaaaacttttagATACCCCAAGATGACGTTCTTATTAATATtcttctaattaattaatatttacctacttaccttTTTAATACTtgttaaaatgtttactttttgtaaaaaaacatacctacctatataattatatttggtTGATAGATATAGGCTCATGTAGATTCAAATACTtggggtagttgactcatatcaaaaaaatattgacaataataatttcgtatagtacataaATAAGGGTCCAATAAATATCGATATCTCCTAGTAAtccatagaaaacttaatttaaaaaatatgtatttattcaatttttctagacgtcaaaaacgctgtcgttaaTTTTTAAGcgaattcaaaaaaaggaggaggttctcatttagacgcgtttttcttttttttactttgttatctctgtcatttattaaccaattttgaaaaactttttttgtttacaaagagtatgtatactttcagattggtcatGCTCATGATGTTACCTACTTGATGTTACTAAAGGAATAAATGTCATGAAACAGATTCaatgttaacgtgacgtcatgaaacaattaaattatagaCCATCATAGCCAACAgcgttgataatgataaactgTTCTAAAATCCTTATGAtgagctcttgaatttgatacccatattgtaatattccaaaaaaatattatttttttcacctcgagtttatagcgtctcacagtcatcgtgttggtttttttttttaacttcacctatatAAAGACatttgggttattaagacaaatctaacgatatcataattacgtaaatccgttcagcggtttggaagatatgaggtaataaagaatattacttacataaatacatacaagataaccgcgaaaaacataacccttcatGCAGTCGGGTAGGTAATAAATTCTATTAGCGCACTTTCTTTAAAAACGAGGGATGCAGGTACACTATAATAAAAGCTAAAATCCAATGGGTAGATGACCCACGGCAGCTAGAAATTAAATGCGAAAAgataaatagtaaaaatgaataataattaattttattaataataaaagtaattatattttggTGGGGAGCTGTATAATGATACAGCTCCACCTTGGCGACTTGTTTGGAACCACTTACGAAGAAGGTTGTGATAAAATTGATTCCATTGATTCCGTCGAAGTAGTACCATGTTTACTCGTAAGATGGCGTAAAAACTTGCCTAGATATCTTGAAGAATCTGCCATCTTTATTGTATTCCGTGAACTACAAAGTATATTCATGTATATCGATTAATGTATCAATACAAACACAGATGGCGCTTTCTATTTGTAAAtctttgatttattaaaatgaatgattTTCCTGTTTTCAGGACTGTAGACAGTTTTCCTGTTTTCAATGGCGCAAAATGTGTAGCTAATTGTGTGTTTCATTGGTGGTATAGGTCacgtgaataatttatatatctgATAAGccattcttataataatattatgtattttaatttccgaagcgttagcgattgtagaaaaataatcgatagtaggtatgtaatatGGCTAGAGTCGCAGACGAGGGGATTTTAGTCGGACATGCCATAGACAGGCAGAAGTCCGAAGcttttttttaacgaaaaaaaagaaataaaggcATAGTTGAATAAATACATAACAggacaaaaaaaacaataattaggcagaataaagatattttttaatagtaaccGTTGTATTGTATATAACGTACGTCTAAATTAATTACAgagttcttaaaataaaaagatgaaaaaatattactgaatataagtacctacttacttaatagATAACTTAATTACAAGATAGTTATACCTGCTTGTGATTAAGAGCCTATTGTAGATGACAATAGCTAAGATTTTGTTCCTCTGCCTAATAAAGTGTGAAAGATCACTAAAACGTGacgtaggtataaaatatttttgtgaaccTAGTATTGTTTATCACTAATATAGACAATGATAactaattactatattttttttgtgtctgtctgttacttcaTTGCTTCGTTTTTGAtgtaacatttttattgttataaattctGCAACTTCCTACTTACTACTTATTTTATATGGTCTATATTTGATAACTTGTAGAACGTCGACAATTTTTATGTAGGTTGTCCACAAACGATGTTCCTACAAAATTAAATTCGTCTCTATCACGCTCTTTCTAACACAATATTATAGATAAAGAGGGTTAAACCATataaaattacagttttatgaTTCATTTAATGcttataacaaattaaaaaaatatattcattttgtagcctaaaataatattatataatcaatgttttttttttattctttacaagttagcccttgactacaatctcacctgatggtaagtgatgatgcagtctaagatggaagcgggctaacttgttaggaggaggatgaaaatccacaccccttccggtttctacacggcatcgtaccggaacgctaaatcgcttggcggtacgtctttgccggtagggtggtaactagccacggccgaagcctcccaccagtcagacctggacaaattaagaaaatctcaatcggcccagccggggatcgaacccaggacctccgtcttgtaaatccaccgcgcataccactgcgccacggaggccgccaaaaatGTACTGAGTAGGTACTTCCCTcactttatgttttattataacatCTCAAATGGTTGACTTTTTCCGACGCTTCCAACAatattatcgtcatatttcaaccAATTTCCACCAAAAGATTgacaaattatacatttttttatattctttaccagaTAGTCCTTGATTAccatcacacctgatggtaagtgatgatgcaatctaagatggcagatggctttctacacgacaccgtaccggtacgctaagtcgcttagcagtacgtcttttccggtagggtgggcAAATCCTTTTAGTCTTTGAGTTCATcataaatagacagacagacagacacggcagatgattttgttttttaatttaatatatttattaatattaagtctacagtattaaagttattatattgTTACGATATTCTATATAAATCTTATTATATGGGGTCGTAAATGCATAAAACTTATCGATCTAGGTAGGTAAGCTGTAGGTAACTATTGATAACGCAAATCAACATTCAGTATCACAAAATTGATAACTCGAGTAATTttatctattataaaaaatgataCACATTGAATGGATTCAATGAAAAGGTAAAATAGCCTCCATGTATAGTAGTAGCggaatattttaacaaagttttatctCAACAAATGGACTGAGCCTGTGTTAACCAGATTACCTTATTTTATGATGGGTGAACGCTCGTCAGCCCATGCTTCTACCacaggtaagtatggtagccaactATGGAGCTGGCTACTCTACTACTACGGTAGCCAACTATGGAGTTGGCTACTCTACTACTATGGTAGCCAACTATGGAATTGGCTACTCTACTACTATGGTAGCCAACTATGGAGTTGGCTACTCTACTACTATGGTAGCCAACTATGGAGTTGGCTACTTTACTACTATGGTAGCCAACTATGGAGTTGGCTACTCTACTACTATGGTAGTCAACTATGGAGTTGGTTACTCTACTACTATGGTAGTCAACTATGGAGTTGGCTACTCTACTACTATGGTAGTCAACTATGGAGTTGGCTACTCTACTACTATGGTAGTCAACTATGGAGTTGGCTTAACTATGGATTTTCCGACCATGGTGGCATTGGAAGGTTTCAAATCCTCATCCATCCaaggatatttttaaatttttttctccGCATAATTTCTGAGAAATCATCCTCTCATCTCATCATATCCTCAGTCACCAATCACTGAGTTTCTCGGCAACACAATTACATGTTTTTAAAGATATCTTTGAGTCTATACTGATGAATTTATAGTTATGGCGACTGATGACATTACTATTCATGatatgcaataaaaaatatcaaaaaatagcTTTTATACTTGGATGAGAATCCTTGgaacttgacggcctccgtggcgcagtagattgcgcgatggatttacgaaacggaggtcctgggtacgatccccggctgggctgattgaggttttctttattggtctgGCTGCTGgcatgcttcggccgtggctaattaccaccctagttagcccgcttccatttttgattgcatcacttaccatcaggtgagcagCCTTGTTACCTTCCAAATATGTACGACTATAGAATGAGCAaaggctgacaaattttcatcaTTCACAAAATGAGGTAAATCTGGTAATCGCAAGTTCTGAGTCCAATAACAATGATTGACACAGTAGGATGTTGGTGGGCTTTTCATGTATAGCATATCTCTATAGCATATCTCTAGATCTCTTATGATATCTGTAGAAAGTATTTATCTCATCGGTGAGATGAAAATTCGAACTGATAGACTAGAAGTGGTACATACAAATACTCCCAAAAACCGAGCCATCATGCATATCTATTAATAAACTGTTGTTATTATGTAGGTCATTTTATTAAGctg
Above is a window of Bicyclus anynana chromosome 8, ilBicAnyn1.1, whole genome shotgun sequence DNA encoding:
- the LOC112056824 gene encoding ice nucleation protein-like — its product is MVANYGAGYSTTTVANYGVGYSTTMVANYGIGYSTTMVANYGVGYSTTMVANYGVGYFTTMVANYGVGYSTTMVVNYGVGYSTTMVVNYGVGYSTTMVVNYGVGYSTTMVVNYGVGLTMDFPTMVALEGFKSSSIQGYF